A stretch of DNA from Spirosoma endbachense:
CCCTGCTTACAAAAGGTGCAGGTTCCGCAGGCTACATTGAAGGGAACGATGACATTATCGCCAACGGTCAGTTTCTGAACCGAGGAGCCAATTTCTTCGACAACACCGATAAACTCATGACCGAACGTCATGCCTACGCGTGTGTCCGGAACAAGTCCGTGGTATAGGTGCAGATCCGATCCGCAAATGCAGGAGCGGGTTACCCGAACAATCGCATCACCGGGATGAAGGATTTCCGGATAGGGTTTTTGAGCGGCCCTGACACGATAGGGGCCTCTATAATTCATGGCTAGCATAGGAGTGTATCTTTAAGTAAGGCCATGGCAATCGTCATTGCTATTTTTTTCATCCGTTGAGTTGGTTTACATATGCGCTATTTACACACTGGATTAACCTTAAAGCATAAGCACTTAGCGCTTATGCTGTTAATAGGAGTAAGGAAACGGTACCAGGACGATGGATAGAGCTGAAATTTCTCAAAAATTTCGTCTAATGGCTGAAGACAGTTTTCACCAAACCCATTGGGACCGATGCCTCACACAATGACTTCTATTTCAGGACGATCATGGTGCAAATGTGTTGGCTGTTTATGGAGTTTTTTATTCCATTTACCATCGAAATTTCGCAAGCGGAGCATTACTTATATAGTCAAACTTTTCTAACAGTAAGTTAGACTTTTACGATTTTCCTATGGAACCTGTTTTCCCTGATTTACCCCAGTCCTTATCGGCCATCGTTTCCTATTTATTTGCACAGCGGGAAACGATCTTAAATAAATGGCGGACTGCTTGTCAGGCCGATCCATCCTTAAGTAAAGGATTATCGTTGAGCCGGGAAGAATTTAATAATCTTCTGCCACTTATTTTAGATATCCTTGAAGCACGTTTGCAGGGACAGGAACCAATCGCTGATGCTGCCATAACAGCTCAGGCGCATGGTTTACACCGCTGGCAAAAATCCTTTGACCTCCTGAACACGATGCGGGAGTTGTCTCATTTAACCCAAATTCTGTATAGTGAGCTCAGAGTCTTTCAAGGCCTTTTCCCACTGACGGATGCTAGTCTGTTGCTTCAGGTGCATCAACAAATTGCCCAGATTATGCAGGAAACCATGGAGGGTAGCGTCTTTAAATTTGATGAACTGCAACGGCTGGAAGCGGTTCAGCGGGCGACCACACTACAGCAAGCCCTCGCGCAGATGACCGAATTATCCCAGGAAAGGGTGAATTTACTTCGAACATCTGCCCACGATTTACAGGGAGGGCTGGGCATCATCAACGGAGCGGCTTATATGTTGAAACTGGAAGGGTTAAGCGACGAGAAACGGGAGCAGTATCTGGCCATGCTCAGTCGAAACCTGGCTAGTGTAGAAGTCATGTTAACCGAGTTGATGGATTTATCCCGAATCGAAGCGGGCGAAGAAACGCTTCAGATTCAGTCCGTTGATGTGTCCCTGTTACTGAGTGAAATAGTGGAAAGTGGTCAGACGCTAGCCCATGAGCGTCGATTAATACTACGCGCCAATGGCCCTGCTTCGCTATCCGTTGAAACCGACCCGATCAAACTGCAACGGATTGTACAAAATCTCCTTCTCAATGCCTTGAAGTATACCCCAACTGGCTTTATATCCATATCCTGGTCGTTAGAAAATGAAGCGCGATGGCTGGTCAGTGTTCAGGATTCGGGTCCAGGATTGCCGTCTAGCTTAGCAGGTGTCTTTGGTGATCAACTTAGGCCCACAGTCGAAGCGACCAGTGTGCTGTCCGTCGACGCTGGAGAACCAGTGACCGTTTTACCAGAACACGTGCCAACGATTCCGGGCAGCGCGGAATTGGGCGAGATGGCTCAACGGGCTACGCAAGGCGAAGGAATAGGCCTTCAGATCGTCAAACGGTTATGTGAACTATTAAAGGCAAGTCTGGAAGTAGAAAGTATTGCCGGACGCGGTACATTGTTCCGAATCCGCTTCCCACTTCATTATGGCCATTCAGGGGGTTAAGCGATGGTAATGGCAAGTCAACTTGTTCGTTTAACGCATTCGTGCGGAATCATTACCAATGAAAAACACACAGGAATGAAGAAGCAATTAATTTATGTAGTAGACGACGAGGCTGACTATCTAACGCTGGTTCAATTTGTATTTGCTGAATTTCTACCCCAGTATTCAATCGCTGTATTTCAAAATGGTGAGGTCATGATGGGTAACCTACAAAAAGGACTTGAGCATCCCGTTTTAATTTTCCTTGATCTGCACATGCCCATCATGAACGGACAACAAACGTTGAGGGGGCTTAAGCAACGATTAGACTGGAAGCCGATCCCCGTTGTTATGGTGACGAATGGCGCATCCGATCAGGAAGTTCAGGCCTGTTACGAGGCCGGAGCAAATTCCTGTCTGGCAAAGCCCATGAACATAGAGGCTATGCAGCTTTTATTCAACCAGGTCTGTTCTTACTGGGTTAATACAAATGGACCAATTCCTTACTAAGCAGCCAAAAGAAAACGAGCGAAATAAGTTAGAAACTGATTTGAAACAAAATCTCCCGTGTTACTCATCCATCAACTCCTTGAACAGCCGTCATTACTCGCTTATTTTACGGGGGCCGATAATTATGCCTGGCTTCAATTTCGAAATGGTGAACGACGATTACTGGCTAAACCATTGGTGTATTTTGAAGAAAGGCTACCCACTTTTATTCGCATCCACAAAACGGCCCTGATCAATCCAGCTTGTATAAGCAGCCTGCAACCTCCTCCTCGCCCCAAAATGGCGGGATCGGTGCGGTTAGTGGATGGTATGGAGTTGCCGGTAAGCCGTAGGCGTTGGCCTAAAGTGTTTCAGTCAGTACAAACCGACTGCGGTCTGGTTGATTCCACAGACAGTTCAAGTACAAACCAGTCAACATGCGACATGGCTCCTGAAAAGGCATTGGAACCCTTTTTGCTGCAGACAATCATGTCAGGCGACACGCTACTATTGACCCAGCATGGACTCCATGAATTAAATTTACCCTGTAGGTTGCAGTCAGCTCAATTTGGCGTCGAACTGGCTTCCGCGATACTGCTTAGCGCCCCTGAAGAATGGCCCGTATTGATTCTGATCGATGCCCGAACCAACCGGGCAGATCGAATTTTGACGTTACAGACCCTCAAAGGTCATCCACAGTTACGGGCCATTCCTGTTATTTGGCTGGTCGCTCCCGGTCAGGATATGATGCAGGCTTACCTGTTGGATGCCAATTCTGTTGTCATCGTCTCCGAAGAACCGACTGCCTTTGTCAAGACGATTAAGGAATTGCTTTATTACTGGTTAACGATCGTACAATTGTACACGTAATCAGATGGTTCCGGGTTAAAAAAGGGAATAGCCAATTTTCGGTAGGGTAACCGTTTCCCACCAATAAGCCCGAAGTGCCTGAAATTGCTGTAACCAATCCGCCGACAGGAGGGGTTTAACTAAATATGAGGAACAACCTCGCTGGTAGGCTTCCCGAATATCACGCTTATCCGTTGATTGGCTTAGCAAAACAACCGGTATTTTACCCATAGCTGCTGGCAATGCTTTAATTTGTTCAAGCAAATGCCAGCCATTCTGTCGGGTGGGTAGATACAAGTCCAAAAGAATTAGTTTAGGCAACGTCCATTCTTCACGGCTACACTGGTTCAGATAGGCTAATGCATCTTCCTCTGAATGGACTAAAACGGGTAGTATTTCAGGTAAACATTGACTCATCGTATCCTGCATAATCATCCCATGGTCCCGATTATCGTCAATGATCAATACATTGGCATTCTTGAAGTTAGACTGAACTGATATGTTTGTTTTTGTAAGACTATGCATACGCTGAGTAGGGATGTTCAGTAACAAATATACACTTATATAAGGCATTACTAATCATATATTTATAATTAAAAGACCTGAAAATTAATACCGTTGTACTGCCTGGTACTTACGGGAACCGTTTCCTCATTCGTCGGTCAAATAAGCACGATAAAATCGGACTTGCCTGGTTGAGTTTATATATCTCTACCAATCAAGCCTGCCCTTGATTAGGGTCAGACAATCAAAACGCAACGCTTTCGACGATGAGCAATCCTTTAAAAGGAGTCTCGGCAATCCCATACCAGACGAGCCGACCTCAACATGTATTCACTGACAGATCAACTCAACGATTAAACAACGACTCGTTTGAGAGGGAATCGCCACAACCTGATTTCGAACATCTACTTTGCTTTGCCCATCTTCGCTGGAACTTTGTTTATCAGCGGCCACAACATTTGCTTAGCCGGGCCGCCCGTCAATGTAAAGTCTGGTATGTAGAAGAGCCAATCTGGCAGGATAAACTTTATCTGGAGATTCGGTCGGTAGCCGAAAACCTCTTCGTTGTGGTGCCCCATTTGCCTAATGACATTGATGAACAAATGGCATGTCAGCTACAACGACAGTTACTCAATGAATTAATCGAACAACAGCAAATCACCAACTTCATCAGTTGGTATTATACACCGATGGCGCTTCCCTTTACGGACCACCTTCACCCAACCCTGGTTGTGTATGACTGTATGGATGAACTATCGGCCTTTTTGGGAGCCTCATCCCAACTTATTGAACAGGAACAACGGCTGCTGAAACGGGCCGATCTTGTGTTTACCGGTGGATACAGCCTGTACGAAGCCAAGCAAAAGCTTCATCCTAACGTCTATGCCTTTCCAAGTTGTATCGATTATGATCACTTCGCCCAAGCCCGCTCTTCCCTTGCTGGTGCGGGATTTGATGATCCCATCGATCAGGTGGCTATCCAGGGACCCCGAATCGGATACAGCGGAGTCGTCGATGAGCGGCTGGATATTGCGTTACTGACTAAATTGGCTCAACAGCAGCCTGAATGGCAGTTTATTTTCCTGGGGCCGATTGTCAAGATAGACCCTTCTACTTTACCAACCGGATCAAACCTGCATTTTCTGGGCATGAAAAATTATAAGGAATTACCAGCCTATCTCAGCCACTGGCAGGTAGCTATGATGCCGTTTGCTATCAACGAAGCCACGCGATTTATCAGTCCAACAAAAACACCGGAATACTTAGCAGCTGGTTTACCTGTCGTGTCTACCCCTATCCAGGATGTTGTACGTACCTATGGCGGCTGGGATCGGGTTGTAATTGCTGATTCCGTGTCAGCCTTCCAGCAGGGCATCGAATTGGCCTTGAAAAAACCACTGGGCAGTGATGAAGTAGCACTGGATCAATTTTTACGGAAGCAGTCCTGGGATCAAACCTGGCGACACATGCGACGTATAGTGAGCGAACAGGTCGTTTCGATTGGGTTGTAATCATATAGAAGTTTGTGGTTTTGGGAATACCATCAGGCAACCCCACCCCGGCGTTCAATCTGATTAAGGACCTGCGCACGGAGTCTGGGCTACCATAGGCGATATGAAGAGTAACGTACAAATTGGTACCTGTGGCCCTGGTAGCTCTAAAGCTGCCTATGCAAGCCTATTTTCCTGTGTCGAAATTCAGCAATCCTTTTATCAGCCGCCCCAGCTTGCCACCCTGGAACGTTGGCGACGAGAGGTGCCGACTGATTTCGAGTTCACATTGAAAGCCTGGCAACTTATTACGCACTCAGCAAAAAGTCCAACCTACAACCGGCTTAAACGAAAACTTTCGGAACTGGAGCGGTCAGAGGCCGGGTATTTCAAACCGACTACTGTTGTTGATGAGGCCTGGCAATACACCCTGGCTTGTGCTCAGGCGTTGGGTGCTCGAACTATCCTGTTTCAGTGTCCGGCCAGTTTTACCCAAACGCCTGA
This window harbors:
- a CDS encoding sensor histidine kinase is translated as MEPVFPDLPQSLSAIVSYLFAQRETILNKWRTACQADPSLSKGLSLSREEFNNLLPLILDILEARLQGQEPIADAAITAQAHGLHRWQKSFDLLNTMRELSHLTQILYSELRVFQGLFPLTDASLLLQVHQQIAQIMQETMEGSVFKFDELQRLEAVQRATTLQQALAQMTELSQERVNLLRTSAHDLQGGLGIINGAAYMLKLEGLSDEKREQYLAMLSRNLASVEVMLTELMDLSRIEAGEETLQIQSVDVSLLLSEIVESGQTLAHERRLILRANGPASLSVETDPIKLQRIVQNLLLNALKYTPTGFISISWSLENEARWLVSVQDSGPGLPSSLAGVFGDQLRPTVEATSVLSVDAGEPVTVLPEHVPTIPGSAELGEMAQRATQGEGIGLQIVKRLCELLKASLEVESIAGRGTLFRIRFPLHYGHSGG
- a CDS encoding response regulator — translated: MKKQLIYVVDDEADYLTLVQFVFAEFLPQYSIAVFQNGEVMMGNLQKGLEHPVLIFLDLHMPIMNGQQTLRGLKQRLDWKPIPVVMVTNGASDQEVQACYEAGANSCLAKPMNIEAMQLLFNQVCSYWVNTNGPIPY
- a CDS encoding LytTR family transcriptional regulator DNA-binding domain-containing protein, producing the protein MLLIHQLLEQPSLLAYFTGADNYAWLQFRNGERRLLAKPLVYFEERLPTFIRIHKTALINPACISSLQPPPRPKMAGSVRLVDGMELPVSRRRWPKVFQSVQTDCGLVDSTDSSSTNQSTCDMAPEKALEPFLLQTIMSGDTLLLTQHGLHELNLPCRLQSAQFGVELASAILLSAPEEWPVLILIDARTNRADRILTLQTLKGHPQLRAIPVIWLVAPGQDMMQAYLLDANSVVIVSEEPTAFVKTIKELLYYWLTIVQLYT
- a CDS encoding response regulator; its protein translation is MHSLTKTNISVQSNFKNANVLIIDDNRDHGMIMQDTMSQCLPEILPVLVHSEEDALAYLNQCSREEWTLPKLILLDLYLPTRQNGWHLLEQIKALPAAMGKIPVVLLSQSTDKRDIREAYQRGCSSYLVKPLLSADWLQQFQALRAYWWETVTLPKIGYSLF
- a CDS encoding glycosyltransferase family 1 protein, with translation MSNPLKGVSAIPYQTSRPQHVFTDRSTQRLNNDSFERESPQPDFEHLLCFAHLRWNFVYQRPQHLLSRAARQCKVWYVEEPIWQDKLYLEIRSVAENLFVVVPHLPNDIDEQMACQLQRQLLNELIEQQQITNFISWYYTPMALPFTDHLHPTLVVYDCMDELSAFLGASSQLIEQEQRLLKRADLVFTGGYSLYEAKQKLHPNVYAFPSCIDYDHFAQARSSLAGAGFDDPIDQVAIQGPRIGYSGVVDERLDIALLTKLAQQQPEWQFIFLGPIVKIDPSTLPTGSNLHFLGMKNYKELPAYLSHWQVAMMPFAINEATRFISPTKTPEYLAAGLPVVSTPIQDVVRTYGGWDRVVIADSVSAFQQGIELALKKPLGSDEVALDQFLRKQSWDQTWRHMRRIVSEQVVSIGL
- a CDS encoding DUF72 domain-containing protein, encoding MKSNVQIGTCGPGSSKAAYASLFSCVEIQQSFYQPPQLATLERWRREVPTDFEFTLKAWQLITHSAKSPTYNRLKRKLSELERSEAGYFKPTTVVDEAWQYTLACAQALGARTILFQCPASFTQTPEHIHNLVHFFSRIERKGLTCCWEPRGSWDNHVIKALCEDLHLWHVVDPFSSTTVTPEHVYFRLHGRQGWRYQYETAELADLMELLPADKPAYVFFNNSQMRADALLFKGIWEAVSR